One window of the Triticum dicoccoides isolate Atlit2015 ecotype Zavitan chromosome 3B, WEW_v2.0, whole genome shotgun sequence genome contains the following:
- the LOC119277485 gene encoding carboxy-terminal domain RNA polymerase II polypeptide A small phosphatase 1-like: MAAAEVYSPTAAAAAQHQQRGKAATQAWQAVVGWIGFLLQVLLQILRGTPSCAQLLSFVGFRYPLLSATAAPDQPSPEVAFMPLRSEIPADAAPVPAPPPEPLERLTVVLDLDETLVSAYESSGLPPIVRTQAVEAGLHCFDMECISTDKDVEGKQKVNHVTVFERPGLHEFLQKTSEFADLILFTAGLEGYARPLVDIIDAHNRFKLRLYRPSTVTTEYREHVKDLSCLSKDFSRIVIVDNNPFSFIVQPLNGIPCVPFSAGQHSDDQLMEVIFPLLKHLSVQRDVRPALYERFHMPEWFQKHGIPRTDQAS; this comes from the exons ATGGCGGCCGCGGAGGTGTACTCAccgaccgcggcggcggcggcgcagcaccAGCAGCGCGGGAAGGCGGCGACGCAGGCGTGGCAGGCGGTCGTCggctggatcggcttcctcctccaggtcCTGCTCCAGATCCTCCGCGGCACGCCCTCCTGCGCCCAGCTCCTCTCCTTCGTCGGCTTCCGCTACCCGCTCCTCTCCGCCACGGCCGCCCCCGACCAGCCGTCCCCGGAGGTGGCCTTCATGCCGCTCCGCTCCGAGATCCCGGCCGACGCCGCCCCCGTCCCGGCGCCCCCGCCCGAGCCCCTCGAGCGCCTCACG GTAGTGCTTGACTTGGACGAGACTTTAGTTTCTGCGTACGAATCATCTGGTCTTCCTCCTATTGTACGCACCCAAGCTGTTGAAGCTGGATTACATTGCTTTGACATGGAGTGCATATCAACTGATAAG GATGTTGAaggaaaacaaaaggtgaatcatgtTACTGTTTTTGAACGTCCTGGTCTGCATGAGTTCTTGCAGAAAACTAGTGAATTCGCAGATCTTATCCTCTTTACAGCGGGTTTGGAAG GTTATGCAAGACCTTTAGTGGACATAATAGATGCTCACAATAGGTTCAAACTCCGTCTCTATCGTCCATCAACTGTTACTAC GGAATACAGAGAGCATGTGAAAGATCTTTCTTGCCTGTCAAAAGATTTCAGTAGAATTGTCATTGTCGACAACAATCCATTCAGCTTCATAGTGCAGCCTTTGAATGGAATACCTTGTGTTCCATTTTCAGCTGGACAACACTCAGACGATCAA CTGATGGAGGTTATCTTCCCGCTCCTGAAGCATCTCTCTGTCCAGAGAGATGTGAGGCCAGCCCTGTACGAAAGGTTTCATATGCCAGAATGGTTCCAAAAGCATGGGATCCCTCGAACCGATCAGGCCTCCTAA